The following are from one region of the Phycisphaeraceae bacterium genome:
- a CDS encoding NADH-quinone oxidoreductase subunit M, whose protein sequence is MLTILLVIPILLALAIAVAPARLAKPIASFGSLAFFVMTMIAGFGFDWARSADFQLAQSVAITDGLTMSLAVDSVSMLLILLTGILAPLCVFGSFASIKTRPKTYYAWLIALQAPIIGAFAARDIVTFYVAFEFTLAPLFVLIMLFGSTNRRKAAIKFFLYTFVGSLMTLVGLLYVMWFNATQMPAGAFEGAGEWSFMIATLQHASVQMSGSQQAWVMLALMAGFAVKTPMFPVHTWLPLAHTEAPTAGSVVLAGVLLKLGTYGLYRFVLPFVPDAVMEYAHLVAVLAIIGIVYAGLICWVQRDVKKLIAYSSVSHLGFCVLALFALNEVGQAGSVLYMINHGLSTGALFFCIGFMYDRLHTRSMDELGGLAKSMPIWAFFMVFFTMASVGLPGLNGFVSEIMCVMAAFQSGATWGVGGTAGPLGPWYAVIAGTGMIVAAIYLLYMVGSVVFGPSKSPHDHHHGAHDEGDLPKDLTAREVTILATLAFLCIWLGLYPKPVLRALEGPAAANVALIDQARAQRALAEVPALVPARESVVVIEESRP, encoded by the coding sequence ATGCTGACGATCCTGCTGGTCATCCCGATCCTGCTCGCCCTGGCGATCGCCGTCGCGCCGGCGCGCCTGGCCAAGCCGATCGCGTCGTTCGGGTCGCTCGCGTTCTTCGTGATGACGATGATCGCCGGGTTCGGATTCGACTGGGCGCGGTCGGCTGACTTCCAGCTCGCGCAATCGGTGGCGATCACCGACGGGCTGACGATGTCGCTCGCCGTCGACAGCGTGTCGATGCTGCTGATCCTGCTCACGGGCATCCTGGCGCCTCTGTGCGTCTTCGGCTCGTTCGCGTCGATCAAGACTCGCCCCAAGACCTACTACGCTTGGCTCATCGCGCTGCAGGCGCCGATCATCGGCGCGTTCGCGGCCCGCGACATCGTCACCTTCTATGTCGCTTTCGAGTTCACGCTCGCCCCGCTCTTCGTGCTCATCATGCTGTTCGGCAGCACGAACCGTCGCAAGGCGGCGATCAAGTTCTTCCTCTACACCTTCGTCGGCTCGCTGATGACCCTCGTCGGCCTGCTGTATGTGATGTGGTTCAACGCGACGCAGATGCCCGCCGGCGCCTTCGAGGGCGCGGGCGAGTGGTCGTTCATGATCGCGACGCTTCAGCATGCCTCGGTGCAGATGTCCGGGTCGCAGCAGGCGTGGGTGATGCTCGCGCTGATGGCGGGCTTCGCGGTCAAGACGCCGATGTTCCCGGTGCACACCTGGCTGCCCCTGGCGCACACCGAGGCGCCGACCGCCGGCTCGGTCGTGCTCGCGGGCGTGCTGCTGAAACTGGGCACCTACGGGCTCTATCGCTTCGTGCTGCCCTTCGTGCCCGACGCGGTGATGGAATACGCCCACCTCGTCGCGGTGCTCGCGATCATCGGCATCGTCTACGCCGGCCTGATCTGCTGGGTGCAGCGCGACGTCAAGAAGCTGATCGCGTACTCGTCGGTCAGCCACCTGGGCTTCTGCGTGCTCGCGCTCTTCGCGCTCAACGAGGTCGGCCAGGCGGGCTCGGTCCTCTACATGATCAACCACGGCCTCTCGACCGGCGCGCTGTTCTTCTGCATCGGGTTCATGTACGACCGCCTGCACACCCGCTCGATGGACGAGCTGGGCGGGCTCGCGAAGTCGATGCCCATCTGGGCGTTCTTCATGGTCTTCTTCACGATGGCGTCGGTGGGCCTGCCCGGGCTCAACGGCTTCGTGAGCGAGATCATGTGCGTCATGGCCGCGTTCCAGAGCGGCGCGACCTGGGGCGTGGGCGGGACCGCCGGCCCGCTGGGTCCGTGGTACGCCGTCATCGCCGGCACGGGCATGATCGTTGCGGCGATCTATCTGCTGTACATGGTCGGATCGGTCGTGTTCGGCCCGTCGAAGTCGCCCCACGATCACCACCACGGGGCGCACGACGAGGGCGACCTGCCCAAGGACCTCACGGCGCGCGAGGTGACGATCCTCGCGACGCTCGCGTTCCTGTGCATCTGGCTCGGTCTGTACCCCAAGCCCGTGCTCCGCGCCCTCGAGGGCCCGGCCGCGGCGAACGTCGCGCTGATCGATCAGGCCCGCGCCCAGCGCGCGCTGGCCGAGGTCCCTGCGCTCGTCCCGGCGCGTGAGTCGGTGGTCGTGATCGAGGAGTCGCGTCCGTGA
- a CDS encoding NADH-quinone oxidoreductase subunit N codes for MTEKLALLHPEILLFAAACVVMVIGLSKNASTRRLASLITGAALIGAFVLSFWSPSAGGMFPSLLPYAKATIAGVSFLLMLTLVGVVDRDYETLALKTGRFDPIRSTRGEFFAFYLFSVMGVMLCASADDLIWLFLALELTSLPTYIMVAMSSSKLRAQEAGVKYFFLGAFGAATFLYGFAMLYGATGTTMLPEMQAMFANAQASGDGLPTLAVMGLVLSVIGIAFKIAAVPMHFYTADVYQGAAAPVTGYLAFAPKTAGFLALLVLLSTVGWGWTASVESISTGGLPDAVRVVVWAMAALTMTVGNVLALLQTSVKRMLAYSSIAHSGYILVGLIAGPGDGGSIWSNGLAAVLFYLLVYGVTNAGAFAVLASLERREGRSGDPTDREVDSINDLKGMWSTNPLLCAAWVVCIASLMGFPPLLGFWPKLHLFFASISAGEVTLAVILAVNSAIAAFYYLRMIIAACIDRADETTSRKELSEYLTRPLAAFVSAALVIAMIFSFGALQKASRNAVQQGEVVATPAKNADMVDAQR; via the coding sequence GTGACCGAGAAACTCGCCCTGCTCCACCCCGAGATCCTGCTCTTCGCCGCGGCGTGCGTGGTGATGGTGATCGGGCTGTCCAAGAACGCCTCGACGCGCCGGCTCGCGTCGCTCATCACCGGCGCCGCCCTGATCGGCGCGTTCGTGCTGTCGTTCTGGTCGCCCTCGGCAGGGGGGATGTTCCCCTCGCTCCTGCCCTACGCGAAGGCGACGATCGCCGGCGTCTCGTTCCTGCTCATGCTCACGCTCGTGGGAGTGGTGGACCGGGACTACGAGACGCTCGCGCTCAAGACGGGCCGCTTCGACCCCATCCGCTCGACGCGGGGCGAGTTCTTCGCGTTCTACCTCTTCAGCGTCATGGGCGTGATGCTCTGCGCGAGCGCCGACGACCTGATCTGGCTCTTCCTCGCGCTCGAGCTGACTTCGCTGCCTACCTACATCATGGTCGCGATGAGCTCCTCGAAGCTCCGCGCCCAGGAGGCGGGCGTCAAGTACTTCTTCCTCGGCGCCTTTGGGGCGGCGACCTTCCTGTACGGCTTCGCGATGCTCTACGGCGCCACCGGCACGACGATGCTGCCCGAGATGCAGGCGATGTTCGCCAACGCGCAGGCTTCGGGCGATGGCCTGCCCACGCTGGCTGTCATGGGTCTGGTGCTGTCGGTGATCGGCATCGCGTTCAAGATCGCCGCCGTCCCGATGCACTTCTACACGGCCGATGTGTACCAGGGCGCCGCGGCGCCGGTGACCGGGTATCTGGCGTTCGCGCCCAAGACCGCCGGCTTCCTCGCGCTGCTCGTGCTGCTCTCGACCGTCGGGTGGGGCTGGACCGCGAGCGTCGAATCGATCTCGACCGGCGGGCTTCCCGACGCTGTCCGCGTGGTCGTGTGGGCGATGGCCGCCCTGACCATGACGGTCGGCAACGTGCTCGCGCTGCTGCAGACCAGCGTGAAGCGCATGCTTGCGTATTCCTCGATCGCGCACAGCGGCTACATCCTCGTCGGGCTCATCGCGGGCCCGGGCGACGGGGGGAGCATCTGGTCCAACGGGCTGGCGGCGGTGCTGTTCTATCTGCTCGTCTACGGCGTCACGAACGCGGGGGCGTTCGCCGTCCTGGCCAGTCTCGAGCGGCGCGAAGGGCGCTCGGGCGACCCGACCGACCGCGAGGTCGACTCGATCAATGATCTCAAGGGCATGTGGTCCACCAACCCGCTGCTGTGCGCCGCGTGGGTGGTGTGCATCGCGTCGCTCATGGGCTTCCCGCCCCTGCTGGGCTTCTGGCCCAAGCTGCACCTGTTCTTCGCGTCCATCAGCGCCGGAGAGGTCACGCTGGCGGTCATCCTCGCGGTGAACTCGGCGATCGCGGCGTTCTATTACCTGCGCATGATCATCGCGGCGTGCATCGATCGCGCCGACGAGACGACCTCGCGCAAGGAACTGAGCGAGTACCTGACGCGCCCCCTCGCGGCGTTCGTCTCGGCGGCGCTGGTCATCGCGATGATCTTCTCGTTCGGGGCGCTGCAGAAGGCCAGCCGCAACGCGGTCCAGCAGGGCGAGGTCGTCGCGACGCCGGCGAAGAACGCCGACATGGTCGACGCGCAGCGCTGA
- the pheA gene encoding chorismate mutase, translating into MASLDELRRRIDEIDSALIRLLNDRARVVVEVGRYKRDTGTPIYAPHRESAVLKKVLAMNPGPLPARTVEAIYRELMSGSFLLERPLRIAYLGPAGSYSHQAATAHFGSSVEFVDVQDIAGVFGEVARGHADYGLVPIENTVGGGIVETLDAFRDCKPGDVTVYAEAMLRVRHNLLAGTPAAKVTRVFSKPEVFTQCRAWLTRNLPKAELVASPSSSRAVQLARELLDADPDCGAAAIASLLAGKLYGLHPLYESIEDNPNNVTRFLVLAKQEALPSGDDKTSAVFQTADKPGALAHVLVAFERCGVNLTHIDRRPSGRENWAHVFYIEAQGHRADEKLAKALHEAASHCIELRVLGSYPRATRLL; encoded by the coding sequence CTGGCCTCGCTCGACGAGCTGCGCCGGCGCATCGACGAGATCGACTCGGCGCTGATCCGCCTGCTCAACGACCGGGCCCGCGTCGTCGTCGAGGTCGGGCGATACAAGCGCGACACCGGCACACCGATCTACGCGCCTCATCGCGAGTCGGCTGTCCTGAAGAAGGTCCTCGCCATGAACCCGGGCCCGCTGCCGGCGCGCACCGTCGAGGCGATCTATCGGGAACTCATGAGCGGCAGTTTCCTCCTGGAGCGACCATTGCGCATCGCCTACCTCGGCCCGGCCGGAAGCTATTCGCACCAGGCGGCGACGGCGCACTTCGGCTCGTCCGTCGAGTTCGTCGACGTGCAGGACATCGCAGGCGTCTTCGGAGAGGTCGCGCGAGGCCACGCCGACTACGGGCTCGTCCCGATCGAGAACACGGTGGGGGGGGGCATCGTCGAAACGCTCGACGCGTTCCGCGACTGCAAGCCCGGCGATGTCACGGTCTACGCCGAGGCGATGCTGCGCGTGCGCCACAACCTGCTCGCCGGGACACCGGCGGCGAAGGTGACGCGCGTCTTCTCGAAGCCCGAGGTCTTCACGCAGTGCCGCGCCTGGCTCACGCGCAACCTCCCCAAAGCCGAACTCGTGGCGTCGCCCAGCAGCAGCAGGGCGGTGCAGCTGGCGCGAGAGCTGCTCGACGCCGACCCGGACTGCGGCGCGGCGGCCATCGCGTCGCTGCTGGCCGGCAAGCTGTACGGGCTGCACCCGCTCTACGAATCGATCGAGGACAACCCCAACAATGTGACCCGCTTCCTCGTGCTCGCGAAGCAGGAAGCCCTCCCCAGCGGCGACGACAAGACCAGCGCCGTATTCCAGACCGCCGACAAGCCCGGCGCGCTCGCGCACGTGCTCGTCGCGTTCGAGCGCTGCGGCGTCAACCTCACGCACATCGACCGTCGCCCGAGCGGGCGCGAGAACTGGGCCCACGTGTTCTACATCGAAGCGCAGGGCCACCGCGCCGACGAGAAACTCGCGAAGGCGCTGCACGAGGCCGCCTCGCACTGCATCGAGCTGCGCGTGCTCGGCAGCTACCCGCGCGCCACTCGCCTACTCTGA
- a CDS encoding DUF3467 domain-containing protein, with the protein MSEQGAQQGRQVQLRIDESRMTTTYANTIRTATTPDEVVLDFGLNMPMPAQNNQPAMTFAVGSRVVMNWQGAKRLAMSLNQIIGQYEKAFGEIELERQQIAQQG; encoded by the coding sequence ATGTCAGAGCAGGGCGCTCAGCAGGGCCGTCAGGTGCAGCTCCGCATCGACGAGAGCCGCATGACCACCACCTACGCGAACACGATCCGGACGGCGACCACGCCCGACGAGGTCGTCCTGGATTTCGGCCTGAACATGCCGATGCCTGCGCAGAACAACCAGCCCGCGATGACCTTCGCGGTCGGCTCTCGCGTGGTGATGAACTGGCAGGGCGCGAAGCGTCTGGCGATGTCGCTGAACCAGATCATCGGCCAGTACGAGAAGGCCTTCGGCGAGATCGAGCTCGAGCGTCAGCAGATCGCCCAGCAGGGCTGA
- the rarD gene encoding EamA family transporter RarD: protein MNTQASSSPAHTPVGAPAEASGASLGGAAEPAPDAPTLAEVAARARGVGLAYGLGAYLWWGLVPIYFKAVATLHLRDDMLPRAVSPYELLSHRIIWGVPLLLVLIAIKRRWREVLAAFTSPVVLPTLALSATLVALNWLMYIWAVTNDRIVEASLGYFINPLVNVAFGVLFFKDRMTRAQVGGLALAGAGVLYLTIAEGRPPWISLGLAFSFALYALIRKRTSAKPIPGLLVETLLLLPVAAGYLLWLHARGGSSFAAGSWRADIFLIAAGAVTIIPLVWFVEAAKRLTLSTMGFLQYLSPSMQFVLGVLVFGEAFSLDRAIAFACIWTALAIYSTSLVRQSRQRRRERAGAA, encoded by the coding sequence GTGAACACCCAGGCATCCAGCTCGCCGGCCCACACCCCGGTCGGCGCACCCGCCGAAGCGTCCGGCGCCTCCCTCGGGGGCGCCGCCGAACCCGCCCCCGACGCCCCGACCCTCGCCGAGGTCGCCGCTCGCGCGCGCGGCGTCGGGCTCGCCTACGGACTCGGGGCCTATCTCTGGTGGGGGCTCGTCCCGATCTACTTCAAAGCCGTCGCCACGCTCCACCTGCGCGACGACATGCTCCCTCGCGCCGTCTCGCCCTACGAGCTCCTCTCCCATCGCATCATCTGGGGCGTCCCGCTCCTGCTCGTCCTCATCGCGATCAAGCGCCGCTGGCGAGAGGTCCTCGCCGCGTTCACCTCGCCGGTGGTCCTGCCCACGCTCGCGCTCTCCGCGACGCTGGTCGCCCTCAACTGGCTGATGTACATCTGGGCCGTCACCAACGACCGCATCGTCGAGGCGAGTCTCGGATACTTCATCAACCCGCTCGTCAATGTCGCCTTCGGCGTGCTGTTCTTCAAGGACCGCATGACCCGCGCGCAGGTGGGGGGGCTCGCCCTCGCCGGCGCCGGCGTGCTCTACCTCACGATCGCCGAGGGAAGGCCGCCCTGGATCTCGCTCGGGCTCGCCTTCAGCTTCGCGCTCTACGCGCTCATCCGCAAACGCACCAGCGCCAAGCCCATCCCCGGCCTGCTCGTCGAGACGCTCCTCCTCCTGCCCGTCGCCGCCGGATACCTCCTCTGGCTCCACGCTCGCGGCGGCAGCTCCTTCGCCGCCGGAAGCTGGCGCGCCGACATCTTCCTCATCGCCGCAGGCGCCGTCACCATCATCCCCCTCGTCTGGTTCGTCGAGGCGGCCAAGCGCCTCACCCTCAGCACGATGGGCTTCCTCCAGTACCTCTCGCCCAGCATGCAGTTCGTCCTCGGCGTGCTCGTCTTCGGCGAGGCCTTCTCCCTCGACCGCGCCATCGCCTTCGCGTGCATCTGGACCGCCCTCGCGATCTACTCGACCTCCCTCGTGCGCCAGTCGCGCCAGCGCAGACGCGAGCGCGCCGGGGCCGCATAA
- a CDS encoding DUF1570 domain-containing protein, with translation MRLRWCQVSPLIVPALGASVVGVAVWTREPGPVSGAEGAPQAARPAAVYAPSTRFPVALRTERFLLLSDADPSWVREQAEWLEQVASVFEREMTTLGFTTQRPASPLRVMLFASRDDFIRFAREIDAVDARWMGGYYEPARNRVVAYDDRSSDSFLRAAAHHASHAREHARRATRAKLAHEAAHLLAFNTGVQSRAVAYPEWFTEGLAERVARAAMGHTTPDAPTTLSCAGPHLAATSAHQNPDGLASSLRTLAAWAIAAGRAVESDDHHARYALWSAAFDALADSRPGAIAELAATLRLADDPAPRVATAPLD, from the coding sequence GTGCGTCTGCGCTGGTGCCAGGTCAGCCCGTTGATCGTCCCCGCCCTCGGCGCGTCCGTCGTGGGCGTCGCTGTCTGGACGCGCGAGCCCGGACCGGTCTCCGGGGCCGAAGGCGCGCCCCAGGCCGCCAGGCCCGCCGCCGTCTACGCGCCCTCGACGCGATTCCCTGTCGCCCTGCGCACCGAACGGTTCCTCCTCCTCAGCGACGCGGACCCCTCGTGGGTGCGCGAGCAGGCGGAGTGGCTCGAGCAGGTCGCGAGCGTCTTCGAGCGCGAGATGACCACGCTGGGCTTCACCACCCAGCGCCCCGCCTCGCCCCTGCGCGTCATGCTCTTCGCGTCGCGCGACGACTTCATCCGCTTCGCGCGCGAGATCGACGCCGTCGACGCGCGATGGATGGGCGGGTACTACGAGCCGGCGCGCAACCGCGTCGTCGCGTACGACGACCGATCGAGCGACTCCTTCCTCCGTGCCGCGGCACACCACGCGTCGCACGCCCGCGAGCACGCGCGCCGGGCCACCCGCGCGAAACTCGCCCACGAGGCGGCGCACCTCCTCGCCTTCAACACCGGCGTGCAGTCACGCGCCGTCGCGTACCCCGAGTGGTTCACCGAGGGGCTGGCCGAGCGCGTCGCGCGGGCCGCGATGGGGCACACCACCCCCGACGCGCCGACCACGCTGTCGTGCGCAGGCCCGCACCTGGCCGCGACCAGCGCCCACCAGAACCCCGACGGGCTGGCGTCGTCGCTGCGCACGCTGGCGGCATGGGCGATCGCCGCCGGGCGGGCCGTCGAATCCGACGACCACCACGCGCGCTACGCGCTCTGGTCGGCGGCGTTCGACGCCCTCGCCGACTCGCGCCCCGGCGCGATCGCCGAACTGGCCGCCACGCTCCGCCTCGCCGACGACCCGGCCCCGCGCGTCGCGACCGCCCCCCTGGACTGA
- a CDS encoding carboxymuconolactone decarboxylase family protein: MAHARMNYPKVAPEPFASLRAINAWLDAADIDPRLRSLIEMRVSQMNGCAFCLDIHAREARDRGVPQQVLDVLPAWKEAPLLFSDAERAALEWAESVTRIESGGVPQDHFDALSARFSESQIAAMTWAVIAMNSWNRLAVAFFMNPRPRHDPGQSR; encoded by the coding sequence ATGGCCCACGCACGGATGAACTACCCGAAAGTCGCGCCCGAGCCGTTCGCCTCGCTCCGAGCGATCAACGCGTGGCTGGACGCGGCGGACATCGACCCGCGGCTGCGATCGCTCATCGAGATGCGAGTGAGCCAGATGAACGGCTGCGCGTTCTGTCTCGATATCCACGCGCGCGAAGCGCGTGACCGGGGCGTGCCCCAACAGGTGCTCGATGTCCTGCCTGCGTGGAAGGAAGCCCCGCTGCTCTTCAGCGACGCCGAACGCGCCGCGCTCGAGTGGGCCGAGAGCGTCACGCGCATCGAAAGCGGCGGCGTCCCGCAGGATCACTTCGACGCGCTGTCGGCCCGTTTCAGCGAGAGTCAGATCGCGGCGATGACCTGGGCTGTCATCGCGATGAACTCCTGGAACCGTCTCGCGGTCGCGTTCTTCATGAATCCCCGTCCGCGCCATGATCCCGGTCAAAGCCGCTGA
- a CDS encoding polyphosphate kinase 2 family protein codes for MELGDARKAARQFARLYRVTKGDGFRLKDTDPGDTAWLSSEDKPRAKEALSAGIEWLAKLQDKLYADDRWSILLIFQAMDAAGKDGAIKHVMSGVNPQGCHVTPFKAPSEEELDHDYLWRCVKRLPSRGQIGIFNRSYYEDVLIARVHEEILHRQKLPHSLVTEDIWRSRFREIRHFERYLHNNGTIVLKFYLNLSREEQKRRFLERIDRPEKNWKFSISDATERVHWDRYMHAYEDAIRNTATRHAPWWVVPADNKWFTRIVVGAAILEAMASLDLEYPAVSAAKREELAEARRELLAEEG; via the coding sequence ATGGAACTCGGAGACGCACGCAAGGCCGCGCGACAGTTTGCACGCCTCTACCGCGTGACGAAGGGCGATGGGTTCCGCCTCAAAGACACCGACCCGGGCGACACCGCGTGGCTCAGTTCCGAGGACAAGCCCCGCGCCAAGGAAGCGCTCAGCGCCGGCATCGAGTGGCTCGCGAAGCTGCAGGACAAGCTCTACGCGGACGATCGCTGGTCCATCCTGCTGATCTTCCAGGCGATGGACGCGGCCGGCAAAGACGGCGCGATCAAGCATGTCATGTCGGGCGTCAACCCGCAGGGCTGTCATGTGACGCCCTTCAAGGCGCCCTCGGAAGAGGAGCTCGACCACGACTACCTCTGGCGCTGCGTGAAGCGGCTCCCCTCGCGCGGGCAGATCGGCATCTTCAACCGCTCGTACTACGAGGATGTCCTGATCGCGCGCGTGCACGAGGAGATCCTGCACCGCCAGAAACTCCCCCACTCGCTCGTGACCGAGGACATCTGGCGCAGCCGCTTCCGCGAGATCCGCCACTTCGAGCGCTACCTGCACAACAACGGCACGATCGTGCTGAAGTTCTATCTGAACCTCTCCAGGGAGGAGCAGAAGCGACGGTTCCTCGAGCGCATCGACCGCCCCGAGAAGAACTGGAAGTTCTCGATCAGCGACGCGACCGAGCGCGTGCACTGGGACCGCTACATGCACGCCTACGAGGACGCGATCCGCAACACAGCGACCAGGCACGCGCCCTGGTGGGTGGTCCCGGCGGACAACAAGTGGTTCACGCGCATCGTGGTCGGCGCCGCGATCCTCGAGGCGATGGCTTCGCTCGATCTGGAGTACCCGGCGGTGAGCGCGGCCAAACGCGAGGAGCTGGCGGAGGCGCGGCGGGAGTTGCTTGCCGAGGAGGGCTGA
- a CDS encoding methylated-DNA--[protein]-cysteine S-methyltransferase, which produces MLTRLEQNGQGGLTEAVLGAAVGGRLRYLALGSDAAALRADLESRFPGVKPEEDDDPFLAGVLGTVARYVEQPSGVDLSSIPLDYAEATDFQRRVWDALRAIPVGETRTYGQIASSLGMDVGAARAVGAACGANPIAIVVPCHRAIGADGSLTGYRWGVGIKRELLDRESRASGLFASA; this is translated from the coding sequence ATGTTAACCAGACTGGAACAGAACGGGCAGGGGGGTCTCACGGAGGCCGTTCTGGGGGCCGCCGTGGGCGGGCGACTGCGGTATCTCGCCCTCGGATCGGACGCCGCGGCACTCCGGGCGGACCTGGAGAGCCGGTTCCCCGGGGTGAAGCCCGAGGAAGACGACGACCCGTTCCTCGCCGGCGTCCTCGGGACGGTCGCTCGATATGTTGAGCAGCCCTCGGGCGTCGACCTCTCGTCCATCCCGCTCGACTACGCCGAGGCGACCGACTTCCAGCGCCGAGTGTGGGACGCGCTGCGCGCGATCCCGGTGGGCGAAACGCGGACCTACGGGCAGATCGCGTCGTCGCTGGGGATGGATGTCGGCGCCGCCCGGGCCGTGGGCGCGGCGTGCGGCGCGAACCCCATCGCGATCGTCGTCCCGTGCCATCGCGCCATCGGCGCCGACGGCTCGCTGACCGGCTATCGCTGGGGCGTGGGCATCAAGCGCGAGCTGCTCGATCGAGAGTCGCGCGCGAGCGGGCTGTTCGCGTCAGCGTGA
- a CDS encoding NAD(P)/FAD-dependent oxidoreductase, protein MTGAQATRVVILGGGFGGLYAAKALRRAPVRVTLVDRRNHHTFQPLLYQVATAGLSPAEIAQPLRAILARQRNCDVVMGEATGVDLDARLVTLREAGGETAQVPYDSLIVATGARDSYFGNDHWRTHAPSLKSIDDAIAIRRRFLLSFEEAENADRDEDRAALLTFVIVGAGPTGVELAGTMVEIARKAAPRVYRRIAKDSVRVILLEGMDRVLPSMTRESSASALRQLARLGVEVRLNTLATNIDAQGVTLASGERIGSRCVVWAAGVRASPLIGALGVETDKAGRAIVGPDCALPGRAEVFVIGDAARMIDARTGEPTPGVAQGAMQSGRMVARIIADEARGLSGKRPSFSYRNKGDMATIGRHAAVAEVFGRRFSGHAAWALWLGVHLLFLIGFRNKLIVLIQWAWSYVFYKRGAALITGEQRAVE, encoded by the coding sequence ATGACCGGAGCGCAGGCAACCCGCGTGGTCATCCTCGGAGGGGGCTTCGGGGGTCTCTACGCCGCCAAGGCGCTGCGCCGGGCGCCGGTGCGTGTGACGCTGGTGGACCGGCGCAACCACCACACCTTCCAGCCCCTGCTGTACCAGGTCGCGACCGCCGGGTTGAGCCCTGCCGAGATCGCCCAGCCCCTGCGCGCGATCCTGGCGCGCCAGCGCAACTGCGATGTCGTGATGGGCGAGGCGACGGGCGTCGACCTGGACGCGCGTCTGGTCACGCTGCGCGAGGCCGGGGGCGAGACGGCGCAAGTCCCCTACGACTCCCTCATCGTCGCGACGGGCGCGCGCGACTCGTACTTCGGCAACGACCACTGGCGCACGCACGCGCCGTCGCTCAAGAGCATCGACGACGCGATCGCGATCCGGCGCCGCTTCCTGCTGTCGTTCGAAGAGGCGGAGAACGCCGACCGCGACGAAGACCGCGCCGCGCTGCTGACCTTCGTGATCGTGGGCGCCGGGCCGACGGGCGTGGAGCTGGCGGGGACGATGGTGGAGATCGCGCGCAAGGCGGCGCCGCGGGTCTACCGGCGCATCGCCAAGGATTCCGTGCGTGTGATCCTTCTGGAGGGGATGGACCGCGTGCTGCCTTCGATGACGCGCGAGTCGTCGGCGTCGGCGCTGCGTCAGTTGGCGCGGCTGGGCGTGGAGGTCCGGCTGAACACGCTGGCGACGAACATCGACGCGCAGGGCGTGACGCTTGCGAGCGGCGAGCGGATCGGGTCGCGCTGCGTGGTCTGGGCCGCCGGCGTGCGCGCGAGCCCGCTGATCGGGGCGCTGGGAGTCGAGACGGATAAGGCGGGCCGCGCGATCGTCGGCCCCGACTGCGCGCTGCCCGGGCGCGCCGAGGTGTTCGTGATCGGCGACGCGGCGCGGATGATCGACGCGCGCACGGGCGAGCCGACGCCCGGCGTCGCGCAGGGCGCGATGCAGAGCGGGCGCATGGTCGCGCGGATCATCGCCGACGAAGCGCGCGGGCTGTCGGGCAAGCGCCCGAGCTTTTCCTATCGCAATAAGGGCGACATGGCGACGATCGGTCGCCACGCCGCAGTCGCCGAGGTCTTCGGGCGCCGGTTCTCCGGTCACGCGGCGTGGGCGCTGTGGCTGGGCGTGCACCTGCTGTTCCTGATCGGGTTCAGGAACAAGCTGATCGTGCTGATCCAGTGGGCGTGGTCGTATGTGTTCTACAAGCGCGGCGCGGCTCTGATCACGGGCGAGCAGCGCGCCGTCGAATGA